The window GAAAAAGCAATCGCGGAATTGGCGAAGCCTTGTTTATTAGTGAAAAGACCGTGAAAAACCATGTCAGCAATATTTTACAAAAAATGAATGTAAACGACCGGACACAAGCTGTGGTTGTAGCAATTAAAAACGGCTGGGTTGAGGTCAGGTAGAAATAGCACGGGGGATTCCCCGTGCTATTTTTCAGATGAAAAAAGAAGCGGAAATCAACCGGGTTGTCTCTTTATAAAGGATGGTGCAATCTCACCCTGCTTACGCTACAATATAAAGATAGATAATGAGCGAGGATGGTACTTTTATGAAAACGGCTGTTGTAACAGATAGTACAGCATACATACCGAAGGAATTACGCGAACAATTGAACATACATATGATCCCCTTGAATGTTATCTTTGGTACAGAGGCGTACCAGGAGGAAGTTGAAATCAGTGCGGCAGATTTTTATGAAGAAGTGAAAACAAAAGATCTGCCCACTACTTCCCAGCCGCCAATTGGGCAGTTTGTCGAGCTTTTTGAGCAGCTGGGCAAAGAATATGATGCCGTCATCAGCATCCATTTATCAAGCGGAATTAGCGGTACGTTCCAAGGGGCGGTCACTGCAGGTTCAATGGTTGAACAGCTTGCTTTGTACCCATTCGATTCAGAAATCAGCTGCATGGTGCAAGGCTTTTATGCCATTGAAGCAGCTGAAATGGCTAATCGCGGTGAAAAACCGGAGGCAATCATGAACCGCCTTGATGAAATGAAAAGGTCCATGCGGGCCTACTTTATGGTGGATGACCTTTCCCATCTTCAGCGCGGCGGCCGGCTCTCAAGTGCCCAGGCCTTGATAGGCAGCCTGCTTCAGGTAAAGCCGCTTCTTCATTTTGAAGATAAAATGATTGTTCCTTTTGAAAAAATCCGTACACGAAAAAAAGCTATGAACCGAATTGTTGAGCTTCTAACCGAGGCAACGGCTGCTGAAGCTGAATACGAGGCAGTCATTATCCATGCCAATCGAGAAGCAGAGGCAATTGCCTGGAAGACTGAGCTTGAAACCAACCTTCCACAAGTAAGGTTCTCGATAAGCTATTTTGGGCCGGTTATCGGTACTCATTTGGGCGAAGGTGCCATGGGGTTGGGCTGGTATAAAAAAAGATAGTTTGCTAAGGTCATCTCTTTTGGGATGGCCTGTTTTTTTGGCGCTAAGAAAGTTTTATTTTATGTAAATGTTCGGGTGAATTTATAGAATCTGCTGCCATACAATGAAGTAAGATGAGACATTTCTCACTCAAGTTTGTGAAATGTTGAACATTACGTTACGTTTCATTTCGTAAGCACCATATTTACCCAATCTGTGTCAAAATGGAAGAGGAAGGATTTATACAAGTCCATTAAAATGAGGGTGATTATATGGTTTATGATTTGGTATTGCTTCATCCACCGACTGTTTATGACTTTAGGAAGGAGATGCTCTTCACCGGTCC is drawn from Bacillus sp. FJAT-18017 and contains these coding sequences:
- a CDS encoding DegV family protein; protein product: MKTAVVTDSTAYIPKELREQLNIHMIPLNVIFGTEAYQEEVEISAADFYEEVKTKDLPTTSQPPIGQFVELFEQLGKEYDAVISIHLSSGISGTFQGAVTAGSMVEQLALYPFDSEISCMVQGFYAIEAAEMANRGEKPEAIMNRLDEMKRSMRAYFMVDDLSHLQRGGRLSSAQALIGSLLQVKPLLHFEDKMIVPFEKIRTRKKAMNRIVELLTEATAAEAEYEAVIIHANREAEAIAWKTELETNLPQVRFSISYFGPVIGTHLGEGAMGLGWYKKR